TGTCTCCTCGTGTGGCACGCCCCCGGCCCGGCCGGGAACGGCGATGGGCCGCAGCATACGCCCGCCCGGGCCCGGACCGCATGACAGATGGGGTCACAAAGGTTGCAATATGCGCCACGCAAGGCAAACTCCCCCCATGCCCGAACCCGCCACCGCCCTGCCCCGCACCGCCCCCCATGCGCCCACCGCCGCCACGCCCATGGCCTTCGTGCGGGCCATCGTGCAGGCCTACACCCAGCGCGGCATGGATGCCTCGGCCGTGCTGCGGCAGGCACAAATCACGCCATCGGACATCGCGCATCCGCACGGGCGCATCACGGCGCTGCAGATGGAGCAGCTCTCCGACGGCGCCATGCGCGAACTGGACGACGAGGCCCTGGGCTGGTTCGGCCGGCGCCTGCCCTGGGGCAGCTACGGCATGCTGGCGCGGGCCTCGATCAGCGCGCCGCACCTGGGCCTGGCCCTGCAGCGCTGGTGCCGCCACCACGGCCTGCTGACCGACGACATCGCCCTGCACCTGACCAGCGACGGCGCCACCGCCACGCTGGCGATCACCGAACACCGCGACCTGGGCACGCTGCGCGAGTTCTGCCTGGTCTCGATGCTGCGCAACGCGCTGGGGCTGGCCTGCTGGCTCATCGATTCGCGCCTGCCGCTGCAGGGCGCGGATTTTCCCTTCGCGCCGCCGCCGCACCAGGCGGCCTATCCGCTGCTGTTCGCCGGCCCCATCGCCTTCCGCGCGCCGCATGCCGCGCTGCGCTTCGATGCGCGCTACCTGGCAATGCCGCTGCAGCGCGACGAGAACGCGCTGCGCACCATGCTGCAGCGCGCGCTGCCCCTGACCGTGCGCCAGTACCGGCGCGACCGCCTGCTGGTGCAGCGCGTGCGGCAGGCGCTGGCAGCCGACACCGGCACGCTGCAGGGCGCGGACGCACTGGCCGAGCGGCTGCACCTGTCGCCGCGCACGCTGCACCGCCAGCTCAAGGAAGAAGGCGCGTCGCTGCAGGCGCTGAAAGACGAGGTGCGCCAGCACCGCGCCATCGAATGGCTGCACCGCACCGACCGGCCGATCAAGCAGGTGGCGCAGGCCGCGGGCTTCCTCAACGAAAAGAGCTTCATCCGCGCGTTTCGGGGCTGGACGGGGCAGTCCCCCGCCGCGTTCCGCCGTGCCGCCCGGCTCACAGGCGGGGGTTGATCCGGCCAGGGCCTGCGACCTATGCCTTGCCGGTGCTGGCCTCGTCCGCAATGGGGCGCACGAACAGCTTGGCATAGCTGCGCAAGGTGCCCGATTGCGACAGGTCGTCGGTGATGAACGCCCGGTACTTGGCGCTCAATGCGTCGCCCGACGCGCCACTGCCGTGGTTGACCTGATCGAGAAAATCCTGCCGCATCTGCTGCAGTTGCACGTGCGACATGCCGCGGTCCTTCAGCGCCTGGAACGCCGCCTCCCGCTTCATCCCGGCGAGGGCGATGGGCTTGGCTCCTGCGGCCGCGGGCACCGCCGCCGGCTCCTGCTGCACCTTGGCGGAGGGCTTCGGCGCCTCCTGCCGCCCGGCGCCCGCATTCGGCCGGGGACCTGGATTCGGCCGGGGCTCCGCTTGCGGCCGGGGACCGTTGTCTGGCTTGGGGCCGGCATCCGCCTTGGCACCTCCGGCGTCCGCTTTCGGCGGGGGCGGCAAAGCCGTCAGAAAATCCACCACACCGGCGGTGTCGTTCAATAACAACTGCTTCAGTTCCGGCTCGGTGAAGTTCTCGCGCAGCCGCTGCCAGTTCTCGGCACGGACCTCGGGGCCCTTGCCCTGGGCATGCCCGCCCAGGATCGCCACGAGATCCTTCAGCCTCGGTGGGTCCATGCGGTCGATCTCATGCAACTGGAACACGGCCAGCACCTGGGCCGCAGGCGATTTGGGCAGCGCCGGCGCCGTCAGGAACTTCATCACGTCGGCGGTCTTCTTCAACAGCAACTGCTGCAGCTCAGGCCCTTTGAACTGGCTGCACAGCAGCTTCCAGTTCCTGGCCAGCAGCGCGGGGTCCACGCCCAGGGTGCGACCGCCCAGGAGCTTCGTGAACTGCTTGACCTGCATCGGGCTCATGCGGTCGACTTCGTGCAACGGGATGCTGGACAGCACCTGCGCGACCGTCGGCTTTACCGGAACGATCGGTGGCGCGCCCGGCCGCCGGGCATGGGCGCTGGCGTGTCCCGCGAACTTCTGCGGAGCAGGCCCCCGTCGGTCGGTGGCAGTGGCGCTGTCGGCCGGGTGGCCCGCCGCCCTGCGCTGGGGCATCGGCCCCGTGCCCGCACCGGGCTTGGAGCGGCCCTGCCGTGCAGGCTCCCGGTACTCCGGAACGGCGTTGGCCCCGCGTTCGGAGGCGCTGTTGAAACGGGAGAAAAGGTTCTTGGGAAACTGAATCGACATGGGCGGCTCCTGAGGGAGGGCAGCAAGCGGTGCCGCGCACCACGTCCCATCCCACCGCTTCGGATCGTGGGAGCAAAAACCCCGGACCTGCCGCGGCGGAGCGAACCCATGCCCCGTGCTGCGAAGGCGCGTCGGCATGGCCGCCCCGGTCACCCGCCCCGACGGCACCGGCAGCCCGTGGCCGCCGTGCCGCCGCCTCTCCTTCAACCCAGCAGTTCGGGCAATTCGGCCATGTGGAGCATCACATGCACCGCCCCGGCGGCGCGCAGCGCCTGGGCCGACCCATGTCCCACGGGCGCCGGGCTGTAGCCGACCACCGTGGCGCCCGCCGCCACGCCGGCCTGCACGCCCGTGACCGAGTCCTCCACCACCAGGCAGCGCGCCGGCGCCACGCCCAGCGCGGCAGCCGCGGCCAGGTACACATCGGGCGCGGGCTTGGTGCGGGGCATTTCGTGGCCGCTGAAGACGCGGCCCTGGAAGAACGACGTCAGGCCCACCTTGGCCAGTTGCAGCTCCACCTTGAAGCGGTCGGCGCCCGACGCGCAGGCGATGCGCACACCGAGCCGCGCATGCACGGCCCGCACGGCATCGGGGGCGCCGGGAATGGGGCCCAGCTCGGCCTGCAGCGCGGCATTGCGGCGCGCATAGAAGTCGGCCATCCAGGCGTCGGTCAGCGGCTGGCCGGTTTCGGCCTCGATGCGCGCCGCCTCGCTGCGCACGGCCTTGCCCAGGAAGATGGCCAGGCATTCCTCGGGCGTGAGCGACCAGCCCGAGGCTTCGAGCCGGTCGCGCAGCACGCGGTGGGTGATGGGTTCGCTGTCCACGAGCACGCCGTCGCAGTCGAACAGCACGGCGTCGTAGGAAGAGGGCAGGACGGATGGGGGCATGGCAGGGTCGGGGCGGGAACGCGCAGGATCGGCGCGAGGGTGCAGGCAGCACAGGCACTGCGTGCGATGCATCCGGCGGCGCCGAAGCCGGCGCCGCTGGAAACCAGCCCCGGAATCTACCGCATGCCTGCGGCGGCCCGGACGCTGCCGATCTTTACGGGTAGGTGATGCCCGCCAAGGGGTTGCGCATCGCGAGCGCGCCCCCGACCGAGACCGAGAACCGCGCACTCTGGCTGGTGCCGACATCGGTGACACCCAAGTCGCTGTAATAGAACAGGCCCTGGGCCGCCCGCGCATTGAACTGGGACTGCAGCTGCGCCAGGCTCTGCGCACCGCTCGACGGCTCCACGCTGTAGCGGATGGCACCGCTCTGGGCCGCGCTCTTTTCGAAGATGCTCGCGCTCGCGCCTGCCTGCAGCACGAAGTCTCCGATCCACAGGCGGCCTTGCCCGCCCTGCTCGTCCAGCCGCTGCCGCAATGCGTCGCCGTAGGTGGCTGGGGACGACGGCAAGCCGTCCAGGCCCACGTAGGCATAGGTATTGGCCGACGAATCCTTCATGTAGAGGTTGAAGGATTCACTGCCTGCCACCATCGGCCCCACCAGGCGAAAACCGCGCGCGCCCTGCGCGTTGAGCTGGGCCACGAAGCCGTCGCGCGACAGTGCGGACGACATGGGCTGCCGCTCATAGGTGTAGGTCAGGGACTTGGAGGTGTCCTTCACGAAGAGGCCGCGGATGCCCGATGCCGAACCGAACGACAAAGGCGCCTTGTACGCGAAGCCGCCCGCGCCCTGCTGGTTGAGCAGCGCGTCCGCCGTGGCGGGCTGTGCGATGGCCGCGTACTGCAGGCGCGAGCCGGCATGGGCCGTGTCCTGCAGGTAGAAGTCGCCCGATGCCTGCGCGCTGCCACCGGCATCGGCCACGAAGGTGGAAACGAACGCGTAGCCCTGGGCGCCCTGGGCGTTCATGGCCGCCAGGGCGGCATCCATCGACGTGGCCGCGCTTTCCTGGCGGTATTGGCCGGTCACGCTGGCGGGGGCCGGGGCGGGCGACGGCGCCGGGGCGGGCGTGGTCGGCTCGGGCGAGGGGGCGGGTGCGGGCGTTCCCGGGGCGGTCGGTGCCGTGGGGTCGCCGCTGCCGTCGCTTCCGCCGCAGGCGGCCAGCAGCGAGACGATCAAGGCCGCAGCCGTTCGGCGGGTCAGGTCCGCAGTGTTCATGTTTTGTTTCCTGAAAAGGGGGTTGAACAGGTGCCCTCCCGGGAGGGAGAACACCCACGATCGCAGCGGACGCGCGTGGTCCGGCACACAGGCGCCGGCACGCCCCTG
This region of Acidovorax sp. GBBC 1281 genomic DNA includes:
- a CDS encoding AraC family transcriptional regulator, with translation MPEPATALPRTAPHAPTAATPMAFVRAIVQAYTQRGMDASAVLRQAQITPSDIAHPHGRITALQMEQLSDGAMRELDDEALGWFGRRLPWGSYGMLARASISAPHLGLALQRWCRHHGLLTDDIALHLTSDGATATLAITEHRDLGTLREFCLVSMLRNALGLACWLIDSRLPLQGADFPFAPPPHQAAYPLLFAGPIAFRAPHAALRFDARYLAMPLQRDENALRTMLQRALPLTVRQYRRDRLLVQRVRQALAADTGTLQGADALAERLHLSPRTLHRQLKEEGASLQALKDEVRQHRAIEWLHRTDRPIKQVAQAAGFLNEKSFIRAFRGWTGQSPAAFRRAARLTGGG
- a CDS encoding HAD family hydrolase is translated as MPPSVLPSSYDAVLFDCDGVLVDSEPITHRVLRDRLEASGWSLTPEECLAIFLGKAVRSEAARIEAETGQPLTDAWMADFYARRNAALQAELGPIPGAPDAVRAVHARLGVRIACASGADRFKVELQLAKVGLTSFFQGRVFSGHEMPRTKPAPDVYLAAAAALGVAPARCLVVEDSVTGVQAGVAAGATVVGYSPAPVGHGSAQALRAAGAVHVMLHMAELPELLG